Proteins encoded together in one Desulfosporosinus meridiei DSM 13257 window:
- a CDS encoding methylaspartate mutase subunit E: protein MDLTVRQMDTEEFQRQRQEVLGQWPTGKDVSFEEAVAYQKSLPKSKIFAEKLAEGKAKGLTFAQPRAGVALLSEHIELLRFLQDEGGADFLPSTIDSYTRQNRYTEAQAGIEESAMIGRSMLNGFPAVNHGVAACRQIVESVQVPVQVRHGTPDARLLAEITIAGGFTDYEGGGISYNIPYSKDVSIESTIKYWQYVDRLIGLYEEQGVKINREPFGPLTGTLVPPSISHAVAVIEGILAVAQGVRSLTLGYGQCGNLIQDVAALHTLPVLAEEYLAKLNLPKVMITTVFHQWMGGFPQDEAKAFGVISWGAVTAALGKATKVIVKTPHEALGIPTKEANAAGIRTTKQILTMLKDQTLPMTPELALEEEMILAETRAILDRVLDLGEGDAAVGTVRAFQAGVIDVPFAPSRYNAGKILPARDTSGAVRLLDFGNVPFDERIKDFHRERIAQRGRDEERDPSFQMVIDDIYAIGKGMLVGRPRA, encoded by the coding sequence ATGGATCTAACAGTCCGACAAATGGACACTGAAGAGTTTCAGCGCCAGAGGCAAGAAGTATTAGGACAATGGCCAACAGGTAAGGACGTATCCTTTGAAGAAGCGGTTGCCTATCAAAAATCTCTCCCTAAAAGTAAGATATTTGCCGAGAAACTGGCTGAAGGTAAAGCTAAAGGCCTCACCTTTGCCCAGCCCCGAGCCGGGGTAGCCCTGCTTAGTGAGCATATAGAATTACTGCGCTTCTTACAAGACGAAGGTGGGGCTGACTTTCTGCCCTCCACGATAGATTCTTATACTCGACAAAATCGTTATACCGAAGCCCAAGCGGGAATTGAAGAAAGTGCCATGATCGGCCGCTCTATGCTTAACGGGTTTCCGGCAGTCAATCACGGGGTAGCTGCTTGTCGGCAGATCGTGGAGAGTGTCCAAGTTCCTGTTCAGGTTCGGCATGGGACTCCCGATGCCCGTTTGCTCGCTGAGATTACTATTGCCGGCGGATTTACGGACTACGAAGGCGGCGGAATTTCCTATAATATTCCCTATTCCAAAGATGTTTCCATTGAAAGTACCATCAAATATTGGCAGTATGTAGATCGCCTCATTGGTCTCTACGAAGAACAGGGAGTAAAAATCAATCGGGAGCCCTTTGGTCCTTTGACTGGAACCCTGGTTCCCCCCTCAATTTCCCATGCTGTTGCCGTCATTGAAGGGATTTTGGCAGTGGCTCAAGGTGTGCGCAGTCTGACCCTCGGCTACGGACAATGCGGTAACCTCATTCAAGACGTGGCTGCTCTGCATACATTACCGGTTCTTGCGGAAGAGTATTTAGCAAAACTTAATTTGCCTAAAGTAATGATCACTACAGTCTTCCACCAATGGATGGGTGGTTTTCCCCAGGATGAAGCGAAAGCCTTTGGGGTCATTTCCTGGGGTGCAGTGACTGCAGCTTTAGGTAAGGCTACAAAAGTTATTGTCAAGACTCCTCACGAAGCACTGGGAATTCCCACCAAAGAAGCCAATGCAGCAGGTATTCGCACTACGAAGCAAATTTTAACCATGCTGAAAGACCAGACCCTGCCTATGACTCCGGAGTTAGCTCTGGAAGAGGAAATGATCTTAGCCGAGACAAGAGCGATTCTTGATCGGGTTCTGGATTTGGGAGAAGGAGATGCTGCTGTGGGAACAGTTCGGGCCTTCCAGGCGGGCGTCATTGATGTACCCTTTGCACCTAGCCGCTATAATGCCGGCAAGATCCTCCCGGCTCGCGACACCTCAGGTGCGGTGCGTTTATTAGACTTTGGTAATGTTCCCTTTGATGAAAGAATTAAGGATTTTCATCGTGAACGCATAGCCCAGCGGGGCAGAGATGAGGAGCGGGATCCGTCTTTTCAGATGGTGATTGATGATATTTATGCCATTGGGAAGGGGATGCTTGTGGGGCGGCCCAGAGCGTAG
- the glmL gene encoding methylaspartate mutase accessory protein GlmL, translated as MQAVLLIDFGSTYTKVTVVDLDAEIIVGTARAGTTIETNIMEGMKAALAQIPEPRGGWKFVRKLACSSAAGGLKMIASGLVKELTAEAARRAALGAGARVLDVFSYELSPKDLDRIVVSKPDILLLAGGTDGGNKEVILKNAELLSSLPISLPVVFAGNKVVAAQAEEMLRKQHNPVVVADNVMPDLGVLSVESARLAIREVYLSHIIKAKGLDKAEEYLERIMMPTPSAVLSAAELLAQGEGSEPGWGELLIVDVGGATTDVHSVAKGDPSKPSVMLKGLPEPYVKRTVEGDLGMRYSSEALVEIAGRRLMDYLGWTEEQVSGQLELLKENPWRIPQTVEEAKFDVAMGRMAVGLAVDRHAGTIEVVYTPFGASYIQNGKDLTPLTVVIGTGGVLLHHPDPAEILKGAVFNTQEPTILKPQNPAFFLDKEYILAAMGLLREVSPQIALRMMKKYIVKL; from the coding sequence TTGCAAGCAGTCCTTCTCATTGATTTTGGCAGTACGTATACCAAGGTAACGGTTGTAGACCTGGATGCGGAAATCATCGTAGGGACAGCTCGGGCAGGCACAACCATAGAAACAAATATCATGGAAGGCATGAAAGCAGCTTTAGCGCAGATTCCCGAGCCAAGGGGAGGATGGAAGTTTGTTCGTAAGCTGGCCTGCAGCAGCGCAGCCGGTGGATTGAAAATGATTGCCAGTGGATTAGTTAAGGAACTCACTGCAGAGGCGGCAAGGCGGGCAGCCCTAGGTGCCGGAGCTCGCGTGCTTGACGTTTTTAGTTATGAATTATCCCCAAAGGATTTGGATCGAATTGTTGTTTCTAAGCCGGATATCCTTCTGCTGGCGGGTGGAACCGACGGCGGAAATAAGGAAGTAATCCTTAAAAATGCAGAGCTGCTCAGTAGTCTACCTATAAGTCTCCCTGTTGTGTTTGCAGGAAATAAAGTCGTCGCAGCACAAGCTGAGGAAATGCTGAGGAAACAACATAATCCTGTAGTTGTAGCAGATAATGTGATGCCGGATTTGGGGGTTTTATCCGTAGAATCAGCGCGGTTAGCCATTCGGGAGGTGTATTTATCTCACATTATTAAGGCCAAAGGGTTAGATAAGGCCGAAGAATACTTAGAGAGAATTATGATGCCTACACCATCAGCGGTTCTTTCCGCTGCAGAGTTACTGGCTCAGGGAGAAGGTTCTGAACCGGGTTGGGGAGAACTGCTGATTGTAGACGTAGGGGGGGCTACCACAGATGTCCACTCCGTGGCCAAAGGAGATCCGAGTAAACCCAGTGTCATGCTGAAGGGCTTGCCGGAACCTTATGTGAAACGAACAGTCGAAGGGGATCTGGGGATGCGCTACAGTTCAGAGGCTCTGGTGGAAATTGCCGGGAGACGTTTAATGGACTACTTGGGCTGGACGGAGGAACAAGTTTCAGGCCAATTGGAGTTGTTAAAAGAGAATCCCTGGCGAATTCCTCAAACGGTCGAAGAAGCAAAGTTTGATGTGGCTATGGGTCGAATGGCTGTGGGTCTGGCGGTGGATCGTCACGCAGGGACGATTGAGGTGGTTTATACCCCCTTTGGTGCAAGCTATATCCAAAATGGTAAGGATTTAACCCCCTTGACAGTGGTTATCGGGACGGGAGGGGTTCTTCTCCATCATCCAGACCCGGCGGAAATTTTAAAAGGGGCAGTCTTTAATACTCAGGAACCGACGATTTTGAAACCCCAAAATCCTGCTTTCTTTTTAGACAAAGAGTATATTTTAGCGGCCATGGGCTTGCTCAGAGAAGTTTCACCTCAGATTGCTCTCAGAATGATGAAGAAATATATTGTAAAGCTTTAG